A stretch of DNA from Methanoplanus endosymbiosus:
TAAGAGACGGCATATACACAGAGAGTGTGGATATTCCAAGAACTCTCTTTATACGTTCTGAAAACGGGCCGGATAAAACAGTTCTCGATCTATCGGGACTTCCGGCAAATACTGACGGATTTGTATTCAATGCAGATTCTGTAAATGTTTCCGGCTTTAATATAACAGGTGCGTCCGGTGACGGAACCACAGGCGGTTTTGCAGTAAGGTTCAATTCAGCATCTGACAGTATCCTGCATAATAATGTGATCTCCGGAAATTCAGACGGAATATATTTCAATTCCGGAGATAACAATACAGTTTCCGGTAATGTTATCAGCTGCCCGGAGTCTGCTGATCACTATGCCCTTTCTATCAAGAAAAATTCCGGTGCGAATAAAATTTTCCGCAATTCCTTTTTATCCGGAAATCTGAAGAAAGCAGGGCAGTCGTCAGGAAATCTCTGGAATACACAGGATATATGGCAGTACACCTATTCGGACGGTTCTGAAGTCTATCAGGGCAGTTCAAAGGTGGGAAATTTCTGGAAAGGTTATGCCGGTGTTTCCGGGGATAAGCCCGGTATCGGTTCCTCTGCATATGAAATTCCTGATGTCGGAACTGACAGCTATCCGCTAATTTCACCGGTCTGCAACTATACATTCGGTTCTTCAATTCCGGCAGGGGATACATTCTATGTCGGCCCTGATGAGGATTTCAGGACGATTCAGTCGGCGGTCGATGCCGCAAATCCGGGTTACAGGGTCATTGTCAGGGACGGGACATACTATGAATCGGTCAGTATCCGCAAAAACCTGACAGTCCGCTCTGAGAACGGTGCCGGAGCAGTGACAGTTCAGTCTGCCGGTTACAGGGGATTTTTCCTGAATGCAGATGGGATTCTGCTTGACGGGTTTACGGTTTCAAATGTTTCAGATGAATCGGATTCCGGCGGTATTTTCCTGTATAATGCCTCAGACTGCACAGTTACCAACAATTCGGTCGGTGGTGACGGTGTCGGTATTGTTATAGACGGAGATTCGGACAGGAATCTTATATCCTTCAATACAGTCAGCCTGAACTCCGATAAGAAGAGGATGTTCTCGGTAAAATCTGCCGAATGCGGGGATAACCGGGTATGTGAAAACACTTTCTCAAAAGGAAAGGGGCCAAAGGATGAGGGTTCCGGAAATCTCTACAACACCACTGATGTCGTAAAGAATTATGTCTATAAAGGACGGCAGAGTTCCTCCTTCCTTGGCAATTACTGGACTGGTGCGGATAAGACTGATTCTGACGGAAACGGCATCGCCGACAGTCCTTATTCAGACGGTGTAACTGATAATTACCCGCTTGTATCTGAATTCAGCAGTTATTATCTGAACGGTGATTATAACGGAGATGTTACTGAAGACGTTCCGCTCAACCCTCCGGAGTGCACATTCATTGGTGTTCCCGGTTCACAGTCTGTGGTAGTTGACAACAGTTCAGGACATGCCACAGTATCAGGCAACAGCATAAGGCTTTCAGAGAACGGCTTTGATATAATCATAAACACAGTCAATCCTCCGGGTGGAAACATCGGCTCGATAACGGGTGATATAAGTTCGGTTGAGATTGTTACGTCAGAGATTAGAACTAATTTCAACAGTACAGGTGCAGCGGGAGGTTCTGTATCAGTGAACCTGACCGGACTTTCTCCGGGATCTGAAATAAACTCCTCTGTAAACAGAACTGTTTCGGCAGGTGATTTATCCGTATTCTCATCCATTGTCTCTGCCGGCGGACTAAATCCCGGAGATATTGCATTTACACTTCGTATTGTAAAATCAGCAGGATTTGATGGTCTTGTAAACAATGCAAATGTAACTATGAGAATAGGTTCCGGGTGGGTTGATGCACATGGCGGACCTTCAGCAGTCCGCATTTTAAGAATTGCTGACAGCGGTGACGGCCAGGTGCTTTCGACAACCTTTACAGGTCCGGTTAATGGTGTTTACACCTTTTACGGCTACAGCCCGTCCGGTCTTTCACTCTTCGGCCTGTCATCCGTCTCTGCTCCCACGCCATCAGGAGATACAGGTTCATCAGGCAGCAGCGGCGGTGGTGGATCAAGTTCAGTCGGAGTTGTATTTAAGAAGGGAGTAACTGCCGGAGAGGAAGTTGATTTCATAATTGACGAGACGGCTATATCTGAGATCTCCGTTGCTGCAAAAGTTGATATAAAGGAGATTATGCTCACCGCAGAAAAGGGCAGGATGCCTTCAGGAGCAGTGAAGCCGTCCGGAGATGTTTACCAGTATATCAGCGTAACGCTTTACAAGGCAGATCCGTCAGAGATTGAGAGAACAACTCTCAGTTTTGCCGTTGATAAGAGTGCTTTTACAGGCGGATATGATCCTGAACTGACTGAGCTTGTTTATTATAATGCTGATGAAGAGTCATGGCAGAGCCTCTCCACTGTTTATGATGGTGAGAGAGGCAGTTCATATGAATTCTTCGCTGACAGTGCCTCGCTTGGGAACTTTGCAATAGTTCTGCATAAGGGTGATGCCTCTGCCGGAGAGAAAGTTCCGGCTGAGACTGTAAAATCAGGTCTAACAGAATCAGAACAGTCATCCGGTGATGGTAACTCTGTTTCTGAAAAAGAGAATAAAGAAATTCCTGCCAGACCATCAGGTCTTCTCTTCGGAGGTTGGCTTTCGGTAATTGGTGCAGTCTGTGTGACTGCACTCATATCATTTGCAGCATTAAGAAGAAGAGAATATGAAAATACCGGCAGAAGGAAGTAAAAAGATTATTTGGAGATAGTATAAATGAAAATTTTTGTTGCTATGGATGACACTGACAATCTGAATTCACGCGGTACAGGAAAACTTGCAAGGGATACTGCGGCAGCGATTATGAAGGAGTTTCATGTGGACGGGATAACCCGGCATCAGCTCTTTGTACATGAGGATATTCCATTTACATCGCATAACAGCTGTGCTGTGATTCATGTTGAGGCACGTGAGACGGATGACAAGGAGTGGCTCTTTGAGACTGCAAAAGAGTGCATGCTCAATGATTTTGTTGAGGGGAGCGATCCCGGTCTTGCAGTGGCATGTGCTGATGAGGTCATCCCGCCGCTGATCGCTTTTGGCAGGGATGCACAGAGGGTTGTCTTAAACCAGGAGAAGGCAAGGGGTATTGCAAAAAATCTCGGCATTCGTCTTGAGGGGCTTGGCGGTACTGAAGACGGTGTCATCGGGACAATGGCCGGGCTTGGACTTGCAAAAGGCGGCAATGACGGCAGGTACCTGTTGTGTGGTGGTGTAAGGGATATGACCGGACCGGCTGATGTTGACAGTCTCATTGAAGCAGGAATTGATGCTGTATTTAACATTCACGGAGGGGAAGTGAAGGAAGGCAGGATCATTATTGAGGAAGGAAAATCTGCAAAGCCCTGTCCTGTTGATGGCCGGAAAATCCTCTTTGTGGAGGATATAGACGGTAAGTATCACGCTGTTAAGAGAGGATGACCGGGACAGAGATATTCAGGAGAAGAGTCGGAATCGCCTTTGTGGTTCTGATTCTCTTTGCCGGATCTATGTTTGCCCTTCAGGTCGGCGGTGAGGAGTGGGTAAAGGGTATAAGCCCTGATAAGATAACCCCTCTTTCTGATGCCGGGATGAAGGAGACCTTTTACCGGAGCGATTTTAATTACGGGCCGCAGGAGTGGAGGCCGTATAAGACTCCGCTGAATATCTCAAATACCCCTTATGGGGAGAATGAATGGTACCTGATGTTTGTAAAGGCCAATGCAACACCATACGGCGGCAACCCATCCTTTCACAGGAGGGGGAATGTGCTTGTGAATTATTCATTTGAAAACCTTGCCGGAACGGCGGCTTTTCATGTTATCGGTTTTGATGTAACTGCGAAATGCAGGACAAATCAGCAGGACGGCTATGGCTCCTCTTCGTATTATGTTACCGGAAGTTCTGCTGCCGGCACTTCTCTTCCGGAATCTTCCCCGATGAGTTCATGGAATAATGTGGCTGTTCTTCCTCCGGGTGAGTATGATACTGATGAGGGTGTGGAGGAGTATTACTATTTCATATATTTTGATCCTCTTTCAGGTGGTGCCGGTTCTCTTCACATTACCGATGAGAATACTCAGGAGAGGATAAAGGGTGGAGTTATTGAGACTACAGAGCAGTCCGGAAGTTTTTATGTTACCCATACGGGAGGCAGTCTTGTTGAGGATCTGCTTATTGTCGTCTGTGTCAGTGAGGTGCAGCCTGATGATTTCAGGCTTGATATTGAGACCTCTTTTGTGAGGAGGGAATGAATTTGCGTATTGAGAAGTACTTTTCACTGAACGAAATATTGCTGCTGACTCTTTGTGGTGCCCTGATATTTGTCTTAAAAGTTATTTTTAAGCTGCCGATTCACCTGCCCGGTCATTCCGGTGCATTCTGGGTAATTCCTCTGATAATCGGAGTATCATTTGTTAAAAAACCCGGTTCAGGACTCTACATAGGACTTGTATCCGGCCTTCTGGCTTCTTTTTTTGGAATAGGGGCACTTCATGTTTTTGATTTAGTAAAATACCTCTCCATAGGTGCAGCAACTGATCTGTTCGCGGTTTTATTTGCTTACAGATTTGATAATGTGGCGGTCGCAGTGATTACGGGTATTTTTGCAAATGTAATTAAAATGCTTGTAAATTATTCCATTCAGCTGGTTCTTGGTGTACAGCCTTTCTTCATTATACTTGGAATTGGTGTCAGTTCTGTGACGCACATAGTATTTGGTGCTATTGGCGGGTTAATATCTGCATTTA
This window harbors:
- a CDS encoding NosD domain-containing protein — its product is MVSERFNSFIPVLKILAVIFILSISVQSVGAKSASLPDYNNLYIQTANDPRFDDWGNGTYWFWFPENAGLNTLHITDDYTDSYGQVTRTAEMSGSFYITDTGGMNYKDDILLLLAVNGSVSDNFSVNLRCNGLQWTPNSTGHIPPVESEVTYVKDCLNADFNKDNFSVYGGNNVKQNWKLYNSSDYPLYYGQDVSDAGNSFKLMFIDLNAGVLNAQKLGYTSLKNSGSLKVSYEFSNLDDCYAAFNVYAYAKMPELDTRSVDKTVQWTNRLNDESGRSVSGYSVWSLFVPKLTSVTVSPESSVVEPASGLQMTAKGLDQGGNEIPGVIFDWQSDDATVGSVNSDGLFTAVSRGICNVTASNGSITGKSRIVVSPAVSPLYVAGDGSGNYTAISDAVTFAHAGTEIIVRDGIYTESVDIPRTLFIRSENGPDKTVLDLSGLPANTDGFVFNADSVNVSGFNITGASGDGTTGGFAVRFNSASDSILHNNVISGNSDGIYFNSGDNNTVSGNVISCPESADHYALSIKKNSGANKIFRNSFLSGNLKKAGQSSGNLWNTQDIWQYTYSDGSEVYQGSSKVGNFWKGYAGVSGDKPGIGSSAYEIPDVGTDSYPLISPVCNYTFGSSIPAGDTFYVGPDEDFRTIQSAVDAANPGYRVIVRDGTYYESVSIRKNLTVRSENGAGAVTVQSAGYRGFFLNADGILLDGFTVSNVSDESDSGGIFLYNASDCTVTNNSVGGDGVGIVIDGDSDRNLISFNTVSLNSDKKRMFSVKSAECGDNRVCENTFSKGKGPKDEGSGNLYNTTDVVKNYVYKGRQSSSFLGNYWTGADKTDSDGNGIADSPYSDGVTDNYPLVSEFSSYYLNGDYNGDVTEDVPLNPPECTFIGVPGSQSVVVDNSSGHATVSGNSIRLSENGFDIIINTVNPPGGNIGSITGDISSVEIVTSEIRTNFNSTGAAGGSVSVNLTGLSPGSEINSSVNRTVSAGDLSVFSSIVSAGGLNPGDIAFTLRIVKSAGFDGLVNNANVTMRIGSGWVDAHGGPSAVRILRIADSGDGQVLSTTFTGPVNGVYTFYGYSPSGLSLFGLSSVSAPTPSGDTGSSGSSGGGGSSSVGVVFKKGVTAGEEVDFIIDETAISEISVAAKVDIKEIMLTAEKGRMPSGAVKPSGDVYQYISVTLYKADPSEIERTTLSFAVDKSAFTGGYDPELTELVYYNADEESWQSLSTVYDGERGSSYEFFADSASLGNFAIVLHKGDASAGEKVPAETVKSGLTESEQSSGDGNSVSEKENKEIPARPSGLLFGGWLSVIGAVCVTALISFAALRRREYENTGRRK
- a CDS encoding ABC transporter substrate-binding protein, giving the protein MKIFVAMDDTDNLNSRGTGKLARDTAAAIMKEFHVDGITRHQLFVHEDIPFTSHNSCAVIHVEARETDDKEWLFETAKECMLNDFVEGSDPGLAVACADEVIPPLIAFGRDAQRVVLNQEKARGIAKNLGIRLEGLGGTEDGVIGTMAGLGLAKGGNDGRYLLCGGVRDMTGPADVDSLIEAGIDAVFNIHGGEVKEGRIIIEEGKSAKPCPVDGRKILFVEDIDGKYHAVKRG
- a CDS encoding ECF transporter S component, which translates into the protein MNLRIEKYFSLNEILLLTLCGALIFVLKVIFKLPIHLPGHSGAFWVIPLIIGVSFVKKPGSGLYIGLVSGLLASFFGIGALHVFDLVKYLSIGAATDLFAVLFAYRFDNVAVAVITGIFANVIKMLVNYSIQLVLGVQPFFIILGIGVSSVTHIVFGAIGGLISAFIIQRLIRAGLVGENNESSSDFS